A segment of the Mauremys mutica isolate MM-2020 ecotype Southern chromosome 7, ASM2049712v1, whole genome shotgun sequence genome:
CTGGACGGAGGGCAAGAGCAGCTGAGTGCAGGCCCCATGCCACAGTGGGGCAGCATGCTGGGAGGGCCAGTCCCCCTGCGTTAAGAGGAGAGCTGCCTGTGTTCTCTTTGTCTTGCAACCCTGGGTGTGACCTCAGAGATAGGGGGCTTCCTCCGGAACTGCAGCAGCAAGCCAGATCAGGCCAATATCCCAGTGACTGCCTGGGACCCCACCGCCCTTCCCAGCAAGGCCTGCTGTCTGCAACCACCCAGAACCCACAGCAGGTAGACTGGCATGTGTCTAAGGAGCAGATGGACGAAGCACAAGAGTCTGTGGGGCTGCCCCCTACCCGGGTACCTGTATTCGGCACTGGTCATACTCTCTCTTTGTGGGCGGTTcctggctgggggatgagggcaCCGGTGTCTCCTGGACTGGCTCGGCTGGAGCTTGGGAGCTGCTGCCACCTCCAAACTGGATGGGAAAGGTACACTGAGTGGGACAGGCACCAAGATGCAAGTGGGTTCCCCTTCCAGGCCCAAGCTGGTTTCACCAGGCTGCCCTAgggaccccacccacccactccttagCACTCACACAGCACCCGCCCCCCCACCATACCCAGCAGGCACAGAGCAAAGTCACGCCCAGGGCATCTCCCTCCCCACATAGAGGGCACTGAGCATGGGATCTCACAAGGTGAATGGGACccaccacagccccaccccctcatcaGCCCTTCCCCTTACAGCCtacttccacacacaccccaccacctcttctttttatttataattggagatataccaatctcctagaactggaagggaccttgaaaggtcatcaagtccagccccctgccttcactagcaggaccaatttttgccccagatccctaagtggccccctcaatgattgaactcacaaccctgggtttagcaggccaatgctcaaaccactgagctatccctcccccccacttcacACACTCCTCCCCCAGCTTAAGGGACAGCAGTGGCAGGAGCCACCATGGGGGGCCTGGATCCCACCCAGCCACTGCTGCTCACCCACCTTCTTGACTCGCTCTGCCTTGTCCCGCTCGATCTTCTCACGCACCCGCTGCCTGCAAGAACAGGCCTAGTTAGAGGTGGCAGCATAGCGGAGGGTGTTTCTGCTGCAACGTCACGGCAAGGGCAAGTTCCATATCTACAtccactcctccccctttccccaatGTACCCCATCCCACTGCCCACCACTCCCTCAGTCTTCACTTGCTCCCCACACATCCCCATCCCACTCTCCCTGGGATCTCACTTGGCCAGCTTCTCCTCCATCTTCTCCCTGCGCCTCTCCTCTGCCATCTTCTTCATCTCGTCCTCCTGCAGCTTCTGGCGGATCATGGAAAGCTCCTGGCCCTGCTTGCGCCGCTGCTTCTCCCGCTCAATAGTCTCCCGCTTCtcccgctcctccctctcccgctGCTTCTGTGCGATCAGCTCCATCATCCTGCAGGAGGGACAGGAGTGGGCACCACCTTCCatggcccctgctccccacaggacCCACACCCCTAAGGGACCAAATCCCCCTTGCTCCAAGAGTTATGCTTCCCAGCATGCCATGCAGCTGGCATCCCTGGGGGACAGgtctctccctgccagccaggaaatcagggaggtggaggggggcctTCCTACCGCTTGGTCTgttccttcttctcctcctcagtCAAGGGGTGCTTGTCATCTCCCTCCGCCGAGCCCTCCTCCACGAGATCTGTAGGGAAAAGCCTCCATTATCCTCTGCTCAGAGGCGAGCACCCCCTGTTGCCTACACAAAGTACACAGGTAATGAGCAAAGCACTGGGACATCAGGGTGGGACCAGGATCCTTCAGAGCCCCTGTCACAAGTGTGTGAGCCTGGACCGCAGCAGGGCTCCCAACCCGCCCCTCCTTCAGGCAAAGCCCACCCCCTGAGTCAGTGGGATCCCAGCGCGGGTGGAGGGGGTCACTCAAGGAAGGAACAGCCAAGAAGCAGGCAAGATCCTGGTGCATGTGGGCCACGGCTCAACCTAGAGGATCCCACAAGTCAGGGTGAGCAacttgccccccctccacccagcacAGGCAACTCCTCAGGGCTGTTCAAACCTGCTCTGGCTTCCACGGTCTCAGGGGTGCTTCCCTCAGGTGGCTCCTCCGTGCCCAAGACATGGCCCTGGGGAGGCACGTATGGCTCATCCACGTCGGGGTCATTCTCATGCTCCATGAGCCTtttgaggaaggagagagaacaagCATCAGCAGGGAGAAGGCAGAGTCACAAAGGATGGAAATGCAGACAGAtctagggggaggggggctccaaCACACCAGTCCATGGCCTGCTCGATGCCTTGGTTCCCCGTCAGCGCCAGCGCCTTCTCCCTAAAAGAAACAGACAGCCATGGCTGAGTTCCACCCAGGAGCTGCACAGCTCTATCACTGCCCCACTCCCACAGCAGCATCGTACCCATGAAACACTTTATAGACCAGAGACAGATGGACAGCTCAATGGGGTGACCCAAACCGCCACTGTCCAGGCCCTGAGAACAAACCTGGGTCTCCTCCTCTCCAGCCAATTGACAGAACATTACCCCAACCTGGAATAGACACCACAGCCACCAGCGTAACATCAATCCgcgagccagggatgagggggacTCAGCAGGAAACACAGAGGAGCCACATGCTAGGCTATATAACTGGAGTGATCATTCATGCTGGTGGAGGCTCTGGAAGGACTAGAATACTGTCTGCTTCAGGGCTGAGCCAATCATTAGATATTGGGAGCTAAGGTGAGGCCTTCATGGGGCACGTTGTCCTCCAGCTGCTTACTCCTTTGGGTGCAGAGGCACAAAtagctcccttctccctccccctctcaccCCCAGCGCTGGCCACTCAAAACCCTCCTACTGACTAGGAAGGCCTACCCAAGAGCAGGGAGGTGATTTCCCTTCTGCTCATGGCCTTGGTGAGATCAAGACTGGAATCCTGCACCAAGATCTGGGTGCTACCTTTGAAACTGGGTGTTGAGCCACTGAAGAAGGTGAAGAGAAGACACTCAAAAACAATTTGAGGGCTGAAGAAAACACCTGACGGTGAGAGattgaaagagctcaatctgtttagttcatTAAAAAATAAGACAGAGGTGATCTGACTAGAGCATACGTAGCGGGGAAAAAATAGCAGGCACTAAAGGACTCTTTAATGTAACAGAGACAGGGAGAACAAGAACCAACGGCTGGAAGCTGGTGCCAGACACATTCCAATGAGAAATTGCATGTTTTTCCCAGGGAGGGTGATAGACCATTGGAACATGCTCCGCAGTGcaggggtggattctccatctccagtCCAGGCTCGCTGCCCTTCTGGAAGATGTTTTAGTGAAACACAAGTGATCAGGCTCAATGCAGGGGGAACTGAGAGACATTCTCTGGCCTGTACTATACCacagggcagactagatgatctaatgatcccttctggccttacccTCTATAACAGCGTCTAGGAATCCTCTGAAGCACCCTGGGAGCCAGGGCTAGAAGGACCCTGGTTCTGCTCCAGTTGGTCCATTGCTAGGGAACTGACGCTGCTGGCCCCTACATCCAGCTTTGATACATGTAGCAGATTTGATTTCAAACAGATCCTGCTGTTCGCACTCACTGGCTTCGTTCACTGGCCGGTCCCCTCGTGCTGTTCATGAGGGCATGCCCAAGCTGCTGGGGTTGTGAATTCAAGTTAAAGAACATCAAactggccccagcccctgctttGATTCAGTATCACCAAGGGGGTGCAGCACAGGCATCATTGCACAGTGTCTCTGACATGTGACACAGCCAGTCTCCAGCCTTGTTCCGGGGGAACATTGTATAAGCATTacttgtttagtctgaagaactggggggggagggggggggggaaatgggcagAAGCATTATCCCTGCTGTGCtggtggggaaattgaggcaaagGGACAGGACTCCCAGTCCCCAtcctctaacccactagaccccactctcctcccggCACTGGGGATAGAATCCAGAAGTCCTGCTCTCAGCACTAGATTTTCCTTTCCCCTCAAAGAGCATTCCCACATTGCATCAGATCCCGCCATGCTGCCATTCTACAGCCATAGGCCATGACCCCCCAGTCACTGGTAGGGAGCATCCTGACCTGGTCAAGATGCAGTGGCAGCTAAGGCAGCCTGTGGACACCTGGGAGGGGAATGAGGGGATGGAGGCGGGGGCACACGTACGCTCTGTTCTGGGAGAAGCCCATCTCGATGAGACTCTCCAGTGCTGTGCACTCCATGATGTGCTGCTCTGGACCGAGCTATCTCTCTGGaaagggaagagaggaagaaGTTGTGTTACAGGGCAGCTTCAAGAGGATCGGTGGCAGCTAAAGGACAGGGTGGGACAACTGGAGAACAGGATGTAATATGTGGCACATCCACTACCTGAGAGGTTCCTTGGGCCtggaccccacacccctcccagtgccaggaatagaacccaggagtcctggctcccagctcctacTAGATCCCACAGACCCCTTGGTCTCACATGATTTATGCTGTTGTGGTGGGATTCACCCCAGGACTAAGCATCACACAAGAGGGTTACAGGTAGGTCAGGGGGCAAAACCCATGGTAGACAAGGGCAAAGGGGCCACTTGGGCTGTGCCCAGGTCCAGAGCGTTGTCCCTGAAGAGGTGGCCAGGAGCCAGAGAGGACGGGGTGTGATGCCATTTAGCCCTCCTCTACCCACTGGGTTAAAGGGCCCCTTAGACCCTGCAACCAATGACTGGATGCACCCAGCTCATAGCTGCGTTCATGCCCTGGCACCGGGGTCCACTCTCCTCCACTCCCCACCTCTGCATGGCTGGTGGCACACCCTCAGGCAGAgactccatcccatcccttctttacaacccccacccccaggcagagccccccacacccctcacaaGCCCCTGtatccctctgcagagctccCCAAGCCCCTGtatctccccccacatccccctgcagaGCTCCCCAAGCCCCTGTATctccccccgcatccccctgcagACCTCCCCAAGCCCCTGtatctccccccacatccccctgcagaCCTCCCCAAGCCCCTGTATctccccccgcatccccctgcagAGCCTCCCAAGCCCCTGtatctccccccacatccccctgcagagccccccaaGCCCCTGtatctccccccacatccccctgcagaGCCTCCCAAGCCCCTGTATctccccccgcatccccctgcagACCTCCCCAAGCCCCTGtatctccccccacatccccctgcagaGCTCCCCAAGCCCCTGTATctccccccgcatccccctgcagAGCTCCCCAAGCCCCTGTATctcccccgcatccccctgcagAGCCTCCCAAGCCCCTGTAtctccccacagagccccctgcagAGCCTCCCAAGCCCCTGTATctccccccgcatccccctgcagAGCCTCCCAAGCCCCTGtatctccccccacatccccctgcagagccccccaaGCCCCTGtatctccccccacatccccctgcagagccccccaaGCCCCTGtatctccccccacatccccctgcagagccccccaaGCCCCTgtatctccccccacctccccctgcagagccccccaaGCCCCTGTATctccccccgcatccccctgcagagccccccaaGCCCCTGtatctccccccacatccccctgcagaCCTCCCCAAGCCCCTGTATctccccccgcatccccctgcagagccccccaaGCCCCTGtatctccccccacatccccctgcagagccccccaaGCCCCTGTATCTCCCCACAgatccccctgcagagcccctgtATTTCCCCACGGAGTCTCCCCTCGCGGGGGCCGGGCTAGGGGATTTTGGCGGAGCAGGTCCCGGCCGGGGGCGGTGTCCTGGGGACTCACCGGGTCCGGCTATCGGAGGCTCCGCGCCGGAAGCAGCGAGACTGAAGCGGCCGCTGTGTTTGGTCATGTGAGGGCGACAGACGGCAACCTCGCAGGGACAAACGGCGCCGTTCTGCGCTCCTCCTTAAAGGGGCAGAGACCCGGAGCGGAGTCGGgcttagtggttagagtggggagcGGGGGAATCAGTGTGCCTGAGTTACATCCCTAGCTCTGCCAGTGATTCACTGGGTCACTCGGGGTGAGTCACAGCACCActtactgcctcagtttccccacatccAACTTGAGAACCAACCCATTAATAGCTGCCTGAGCCACACTCCAGACAGGGGGTCCACAGAATAACCAGGACAGAGAGAAACATCCAGCCATGCCCTCTCTAGAGTGACCCCCTTTCCCCCTCATCCAGTGGATCTTATCTCGGCCTCCCCACCGCAGGAGCTGTCAGGTCCCAGGCTCTGTCTATATCACTGAGCCTATGCCAACATAATCCGGTCCCCGTCACCATAGCATCTGACTGCCTCACAGTCTTTGctgcatttatcctcacacaccccagggaagtagagccaggctattatccccattgaacagcgcaggaactgaggcacagaaagactaagtgacttgtccaagatcacacaggaagtctgtggcagagccgggaagTGAAACAGGTCTCCCAAGTTTCAGACTAGTGCCCTGACCAacagaccatccttcttctcttgTGGAAGCAAGCCCCCTGGTGTCAGAGGAGAGGCGTGATGACCCCGATGCCCATCCCAAAGCTTTTGACTCTTTTAGGGCTTATCTGCAAAGTGAAGTTATTCTGGACTAAGGTAGGGGGTGAATTCAAAGCACAAGGGCTATTCTGGAGCAGTTTACCAGGCGGCTGCTTTTACTCTGGAACAGCTGTTCCAGTCAATCTCCACAGTCATAGTGAGGACAAGCCCATTGTGTGCCAGGGCCATGTGCTGCTGAGGAGACTCTGCTGCAGCCCATAGTCTGCATCCCatctccagtccctgtgggatgcacattgcccagggccccagcagTGAATGGACACTGTGCTAGGACATGAGCTCTACAAACTCAGCTCCCCCTCGTGATCTCCTTTGGTACCCTAAATccaccccacacccagcccagtaAGGTGGCTCCCCGGTCAGGGAAATGCAGAGCAAAGGAGATATTTCAGGGGGCCCAGCTGTTGTTACTCCAAGACAGATGTGGGGGTGGCAGCCTTATTTTACCCAGGGAgataggagctgagacaaggagCCTGATCTGAACCTGGGTGGGTGAGGTCTTAGGTGAGGGGTGGAGTCTCTTCGCTCCTCTCTTGGTCTACAGGGCAGGTGGAAGAGGAGATGAGTTTGCTTTGAGGGCACGTGTGGTGTGAGATGGGGCTGTGAGAGACATCTCTCTAACCTGGCATGACACCGCTCAGGTTGGAACATCCCAGCCGAGGCCACAAATGTTTCCTCGGTGATGCCTTGCATCCGGAACCTGCACACATGGGCAGAACCTTGACATTCCTGGCCCAGCACcagtgaggggctggaggcaccTGGGCTGGTCAGGATGGTGAGAGGCAGTGGATGGGAGGAGTTTGTTGTGTGTATATCAAATGGCTTCCTCatcttgccccaccccagaggcagctgcatctccccACTGGATGAGGGATCCCTGTGTAAAtagcccctgtgccccaccccagaaagGGCTGCATCTTAGTTCTGGGCAAgagatccctgtataaacagacATCAtacctcaccccagagccagccgcagctCAGTGCTGGATGAGGGATCCTTATGTAAACAGCTGCCATGCCCCCATCCCAGAGGCAACTGCATCTCAGTAGCAGGGGCAGCAGTCTGTATATATACAGCCTGCAGTGCATGTTGGGATTTCACTAGCGAAATGTCAGATACTGTAATATTGAGCACTGTAGTCCCTTTCACCCCCTCATCTGTCTATCCTCCCcttgcagcagcccccagacGCAGGATCACACCCAGGCCTCACGCCTCAGGGGCCAGGCCCAGCCTTGTTCTACCCGGCAGGGCCCGCTCTCAGCATCCCTCCAGCCCCTTGGGCATCTGGGAATATTGTTGCACAAGAGCACAACTACTGCAGCTGGCCAGACTCTGAGGGCAGTGTGCGAAGAGCCCCCAACTCAGAGAGAGTGGGGCTGGCCTCAGTCAGAAGCAGATGGCAAACACGTCAGGACCCAGGGTACAAAGCTAGTCAGGTGAGTTGGGGCGCAACAATGCTGGTACAGCTGGATAACAATTGGAGGCCAGGGATCTGGGGGACTGGCTCAGAGCCACAGCCCAGGCCAGGACCCCCATGCAGATCAGTGATCCTTAGGGATCCTACAAGAACAAACAAGGCATCTTATCTAACCCTAccaggggatccctgtataaacagtcCCTGAACACCACCCAAGAGGCACCTGCATCTCAGCATTAACGAGGGTTCACTGTATGAAGGGCCCTTGTGCACCACCCCAGTctaggtggctgcatctcagtgccaagTGAAGGATCCATGTACAAACAGCCCCCGCCCCTCACCAGAGTCATCTCCATCTCAGTGCTCCCCATGATTCCTTCCTGGTGGGGTTAGTGAATTACTGGGTAAAAAGTGCTGAGACGCTCAGATGAAGGGGGGCCTCTAGAGGGTGCAGCATGGGCGTTATTATATGGCTGACTTATGTGAGCTGGAgggccccacacccccagccagcagGTCTTGTACAAGGCAGCGTCAGGGGATTGCTGGCAGAGTAGGGAGAGCAGCTCTGAGTCCTAGTTTGGCCCCTCACTGTAGCTCTGCCCTTTCTCGCAGCGACCCTGGGCCTCTATGCCCCCCGGACCCACAACAGCCAGCGTCTTCTGCAGCCGCCAGCCCctcagggtgaggaggagggcaAAGGCCCAGGTTGTTCAGCCACTCCAGATCCATGGCCTATCCCTGGGCCAGTATCAGCAGCTGTTCCGCTCACTGGTGGAACGGGAGCTGGGTCCAGCAGAGACCCCAGGCCATGGGCTAGAATGGGGCCGCAGGATCAAAGAGCAGCTGTTCTACGCTGTGGGCTGCCCCCGCTACCGGCAGCTGGTGGGTCCCGACGGGCATGTCCGGGTGGTGGAGTATGCACACCGCACTGGGCACAGGCAGGCCCCACCCCACTATGACATCGACACTGGGGATGAGGAGCCACCTGACACCGAGGAGGCACCAGGCCCAGTTGAGCCTTCACCCTAAGAGGCCAatcctgcagagcccagctgggcccagccccatgcAGGCAAACCTCTGTCAATTACACTGTGAACCTGGCAGCGTGTGATCTATGTCCTGTCTGTTGTGAAGGGACCGAGGTGGAGCTGAGTCTGGGTCCAGCCAGGTCATTGTTCCCAGCTCTGGTTTTCTTGATTGCCCTCCCAGGCATGGACCCCATGGGGCTCTGCAGTCCAGCTGCCCTCGCCCCCAGAACTGATGCCCCAGGTCTTCTGAACCCCTAGTTACTTACACACACATCCCACtggctgtgggtgctctgggcttCTAGTTTAACCTCTTGAGGGACAATACGACAGGAATGCAGGGAACACAGAGTTAGCAAAGGCAGCTCTGAACCACAGTCACTTTACTCTTTCAAAGCGCTCAATAGTAACGGATCTCTGGAAAATAACAAAAGTCCAAAACCCCCATGCTGCTGGATCTCCCCCATCCTGTGCATCCAAGGCCTCTGCTGGTGTTTCAGGCTCTTCAGCTTCCTCCTGTCCTTGCTCTTCTGCTTCCATGTGGCAATGGCTGCCGCCTACTCAGTGTAGCactcctctctcttccttcttTGTCTGGGTGGTTAGCTGGATAGCTCCCATACCCTTCTCCAGCCAGGCACCTGTGCAGAAGAGGTCTAGGTGGGTAGCTCACCACTCGAGAGTCATTTGACCATGACAGCTGCAGATTATGAgtcctggtggattctccgtgCTGGGCCTTTAGCAAGCTGCCAtgcccctgggctgggcagggaggctggCTGGAGGCATTTAAATAGGTTCACCTTCATCGGGGTTACGTCATACAAAATGGGCTTCACGGTTTGATACAGACATATCCCACAATGCCACATGGATATCCTAGTACAGATCCCCCCTTGATGGGGCTGGGATTCCCAGTTACCCCAGTTAAAaccatttaagaacaccttactaatGCACAAAAAGCTTCAATCCGAGAACTGAGGAAGAAGACTGTGCTGGTTAAAAAAATGacttggtttagaggggaagagAGGGCAGAGATTAAATATATACATAGAGAGAGAAATACATGGAAAAAAGGGGACGTTGATACTAATGAATATATATCAGAAGTTAGGCAttgcagaaaattgataagggaagcaaacagaaacaaggagaaatctatgcccagcagagttaaggacaataagaaagagtttttaaaacatattagGCACAAatagaatcctgacaatggtattggtccattactagatggaaatggtagaacaatcaataataatgcagaaaaggcagaagcattAAATcgatatttctgttttgtatttgggggaaaacatatgatatagtctcatcatatggtaaTAATAACCATTCCACGCATATCTTTACATTCagctagtatctctggaggatgttaaacggCAACTACTGAAGtgggacattttaaaatcagcaggtccaaatGTCTTGCATCCAAAAGTTTGAAAAGAGCTGGCTGACAAGCTTTCTGGACTGTTACTATTGGTTTTCAATGTGTCTTGGAGCATTGGGGAAGTTCTGGAAGACTGGAAAAAGCTAATATtgggacattttttttaaagagtaaacGGGATGACCTGAGTAATTATAGttctgtcagcctgacattgatcccaggcaagataacaGAGCAGTTGAGGGTAATGTAATGCAAATCAACagggttttatggaaaatagatcttggcaaactaacttgatatcttttttgatgaaattacaagtttggttgataaaggtaatagtgttgacgtAATATAcacagacttctgtaaggtgtttgacttggtactgcccaacattttgattaaaaaactagactgatataaaattaacatatcccacattaaatggattgaaaaaactggctaactgataggtctcaaaatgtaactgtaaacagggaataatcatCAAGCATGTGTGTTTCCAATGGGTCCCCCAAGGATCGGTTCTGGGCCCTATATGCTATTGAAAGTCTTCATTAATTACATGGaagaaacataaaatcatcactgataaaatttacagatgatacaaacattgggggagtggtaagtaattaagaggacaggtcattgattcAGAGCAAATCTAGAtctcttggtaagctgggtgcaagcaaagaATATATCTTTTAATATAACTAAATGTAAAGGTATACAGCTAAGAATAAAGAAAGTAGGCCATACAAACAATGGGGAActatcctgggaagtagtgactctgaaaaagatttgcggggttatggtggataatcagctgaacatgagtccACAGTGCAGCTCTGTGGCCCCAAAGGCTAATCCAGTCCTGGAATGCATAAACAGGAATCTCAACTAGGGGTACGGAAGATTtctgtatttagcactggtgtaactgctgctggaatactgtctcccgttctggtgcccacaattcaagaatgatgttgataaattggaggattcaGATATGAgcaatgagaatgattaaagaattagaaaacatgccttatagtggtaGAATCAAAGAgcacaatctatttagtttaacaaagagaaggttaaggtgtGACTTGATAATAGTTTGTAAGTACctaaatggggaacaaatatttaataatggactctttgATCTACAAGAGAAAGGTAGaacgtgatccaatggctggaaattgaagctagacacattcggACTGAAAATAAGGCGTAAAGTTTTGACAGTGAGGGaccagggtaattaaccattggaacaatttaccaagggtcctggtggattctccatcaccgacCATTTTTAATTCTAGATAGGATATTTTTCTAACACATCTCCTCCAGTTCAATCAGGAATTAATGCAGGGAAGGCCTGCAttatacaggaaatcagactagatgatcatagtgattgatcccttctggccttgcagtCTATGAAGCCTCTGCTGGGGCTGGGATTCCCAGTTTTCCCCAGTACAGACCCCCTGGGTGGAGCTGGGATTCCCAGTTTTCTGCAGTGCTGACTCCCTGGGTAGAGCTGGGATTCCCAGTTTCCCCAGTACATTGGCCCTTGGGGTTCCCATGTCTGAGCTGCCCCATGCAGACCCCAAGAATGGGGGTACCTGCTCACTCCCATCCCAGCTTGCAGAGAGAAGAGGAGACGTCTTCCTGCTGAGTCGAGGGCTGTGAGACTGAGAGCAGCCTGTGTGCTGTGCTTGCCAGCTGGtggtgggctgggcaggcagccacAGGGGGAGCGAGCGAGTGCTGTCCCTTTAAGGAACCCCCAGGGACAACGGGACTGTGTGCACCACCGGCCACTCCGAGTGCAAACTCCTGGCGACAAGTGcagagcagtgggggcagggacaggagcTCAGAGCCCAGATAGGGAGaaggctgctggggcaggggcaggggcagggacagggacaaGGCTGCCAGGGGAGTGGGTTGAGGTAGGGACAGGAGTCCAGAGGCTAGACAGGTACAAGACCCCATATGGGGGCAGGCACTGTTGGGGTAGGGATGGAGCTCTCCAGGCTGCCGATGCGGACAGGGCACCAGGGCTGGCTGGCAGGGCGAGGTCTGCGGGGGCACCAGGGCTGGCTAACTGCCCAGCTCTGTCTTGCCATTGGCCTGTTCCTGGCAGAGGTAGTGGCCAGCCGGGTCACAGGTTCCCTGCTGGCTCTCTCCTGCTCACTCCAGACGCTGGGGATGGTGCTAGCGCTGGGGGTGGCTCTGCTGGATGGCCAGCTGGCCTGTGGAGCACACCCCGATTGCAGGAATACCTTTGGATGGGTGCGAGCCCGGGTGGCAGGGACCCTGGTGTGCGGCGTGTTCCTGACAGCACTGTGCCTGGCCCTGGTGCCCAGGGCACTGCACCGGGCAGGGCACCCCCAGGTGacagagcagcccctggcactgGTGGGAGTTGGGGCTGCTGGGCTCCTCATCCATCTGGCCAGGGTGAGGCTGGATGGGCAGAACCTTCCCGCTCGAGCAAAGAGTCACCACAGCGGCCATGCCAGCACCAGCAGAGAGGGCGCAGCCACAGGCAGATCTGCCCAGGAGACACAAGGTGAgttctgccgggggggggggaggggggcatacTGGGCCAGGCCTGTCTCTCAGCTAGAGGGGAGGGCTGAGCTCGGGGGTGGTACCAGGCCAGGCCTGCTGTGTCAGTGCAGGTTGAGATgtctggggagggatgtggggggaaggggtactGGGCCATTCCTTCAGCTTTGGGTGGGGGAGTTTGCTTAAGAAGAATCGAGCCTA
Coding sequences within it:
- the LOC123374753 gene encoding uncharacterized protein LOC123374753 isoform X2; its protein translation is MVRGSGWEEFVQPPDAGSHPGLTPQGPGPALFYPAGPALSIPPAPWASGNIVAQEHNYCSWPDSEGSVRRAPNSERVGLASVRSRWQTRQDPGYKASQRPWASMPPGPTTASVFCSRQPLRVRRRAKAQVVQPLQIHGLSLGQYQQLFRSLVERELGPAETPGHGLEWGRRIKEQLFYAVGCPRYRQLVGPDGHVRVVEYAHRTGHRQAPPHYDIDTGDEEPPDTEEAPGPVEPSP
- the LOC123374753 gene encoding uncharacterized protein LOC123374753 isoform X4, yielding MQPPDAGSHPGLTPQGPGPALFYPAGPALSIPPAPWASGNIVAQEHNYCSWPDSEGSVRRAPNSERVGLASVRSRWQTRQDPGYKASQRPWASMPPGPTTASVFCSRQPLRVRRRAKAQVVQPLQIHGLSLGQYQQLFRSLVERELGPAETPGHGLEWGRRIKEQLFYAVGCPRYRQLVGPDGHVRVVEYAHRTGHRQAPPHYDIDTGDEEPPDTEEAPGPVEPSP
- the UBXN1 gene encoding UBX domain-containing protein 1, coding for MECTALESLIEMGFSQNRAEKALALTGNQGIEQAMDWLMEHENDPDVDEPYVPPQGHVLGTEEPPEGSTPETVEARADLVEEGSAEGDDKHPLTEEEKKEQTKRMMELIAQKQREREEREKRETIEREKQRRKQGQELSMIRQKLQEDEMKKMAEERRREKMEEKLAKQRVREKIERDKAERVKKFGGGSSSQAPAEPVQETPVPSSPSQEPPTKREYDQCRIQVRLLDGTSLTQTFKAKEQLAAVRLYVELNRKDGGEPFHLLTSFPRRIFTDEDMEKPLQELGLVPSAVLIVAKKCNS
- the LOC123374753 gene encoding uncharacterized protein LOC123374753 isoform X1, which translates into the protein MTPMPIPKLLTLLGLICKVKLFWTKQPPDAGSHPGLTPQGPGPALFYPAGPALSIPPAPWASGNIVAQEHNYCSWPDSEGSVRRAPNSERVGLASVRSRWQTRQDPGYKASQRPWASMPPGPTTASVFCSRQPLRVRRRAKAQVVQPLQIHGLSLGQYQQLFRSLVERELGPAETPGHGLEWGRRIKEQLFYAVGCPRYRQLVGPDGHVRVVEYAHRTGHRQAPPHYDIDTGDEEPPDTEEAPGPVEPSP
- the LOC123374753 gene encoding uncharacterized protein LOC123374753 isoform X3; amino-acid sequence: MVRGSGWEEFVPPDAGSHPGLTPQGPGPALFYPAGPALSIPPAPWASGNIVAQEHNYCSWPDSEGSVRRAPNSERVGLASVRSRWQTRQDPGYKASQRPWASMPPGPTTASVFCSRQPLRVRRRAKAQVVQPLQIHGLSLGQYQQLFRSLVERELGPAETPGHGLEWGRRIKEQLFYAVGCPRYRQLVGPDGHVRVVEYAHRTGHRQAPPHYDIDTGDEEPPDTEEAPGPVEPSP